One Nicotiana sylvestris chromosome 12, ASM39365v2, whole genome shotgun sequence genomic window carries:
- the LOC138882880 gene encoding uncharacterized protein — MTENDERLAIEAARPSLANTTQAIVKFDITGHFKLKQYMVQLTQSAWKKKKKKKKKKTYLNDSLEKTIMLFDNIELDDEVKEMVYHLDACAYIKWMINFEHLDRPTRPPPKLSIKEAPKLELKPLPSHLHYAYLGANETLLVVVSFKLSIFQEEKLFCVPLEYKHAIGRTMTNIRGISPMFCMHKILMEDGHKLSVEHQRRLNPVMKEEVYIYVSSGLLGVGARLLLGLYDSCCILLYLLVDAYALVTPGPSFDKCLKNLSKVFVRCEETNLVLNWEKCYFWFLEKDTPFKFDDHYLKAYEELKNRLVSAPIITAWTGGPFELMCDAIGTTIEVVLVQRKNKVFHSIYNANKTLNPTPINYTVTDKELLAVVWAFDKFRAYLVGTKVIVYIKPCNHQVVDHLPRLETRAYVDEDGEIQKRFPDERLLVVTAGAAPWHADYVNFIVSGVTSSELSPDDQLVHHCSPEEMEDILHDCHASPYERHHGGYKRLQRCCKKMVQPKPNAPLMEKGKGKAIAPTKGNTSSTPPPKKRKGGYATSSYDYKQL; from the exons ATGACAGAGAATGATGAGAGACTGGCGATTGAGGCTGCAAGGCCTAGTCTCGCAAACACGACTCAGGCTATCGTGAAGTTTGACATAACTGGTCACTTCAAGCTGAAACAGTACATGGTGCAACTAACTCAATCTGCATG gaagaagaagaagaagaagaagaagaagaagacatatctGAATGACTCCCTAGAGAAAACAATTATGTTATTTGACAACATTGAATTGGATGACGAGGTTAAGGAGATGGTGTATCATCTGGATGCATGTGCTTACATCAAATGGATGATTAATTTCGAGCATCTAGATAGACCAACTAGGCCACCACCCAAGTTGTCCATCAAAGAAGCTCCAAAGTTGGAGCTCAAGcccttaccctctcaccttcattatgcttatttgggtgcTAATGAAACTTTACTTGTTGTTGTATCTTTTAAGTTGTCTATTTTTCAGGAGGAAAAGCTGTTTTGCGTGCCTCTAGAGTATAAACATGCGATTGGAAGGACCATGACTAACATTCGTGGTATTAGCCCAATGttttgtatgcataaaattctaaTGGAGGATGGGCACAAACTAAGTGTGGAACACCAACGCCGCTTGAATCCAGTTATGAAGGAAGAG GTATACATATATGTTTCTAGTGGTCTTTTGGGTGTAGGGGCACGACTATTGTTGGGACTTTACG ACAGTtgttgtattttattatatttactAGTTGATGcttatgcacttgtgacaccggg ACCATCTTTTGATAAATGCTTAAAAAATTTGAGTAAAGTGTTTGTTAGGTGTGAAGAGACAAACTTGGTGCTGAATTGGGAGAAGTGTTATTTTTG GTTTCTTGAGAAGGACACACCTTTCAAGTTTGATGATCATTACTTGAAGGCATATGAGGAACTTAAAAATAGATTGGTGAGTGCACCAATTATCACCGCCTGGACTGGAGGGCCTTTTGAGTTGATGTGTGATGCCATCGGCACAACAATTGAGGTTGTACTGgtacaaaggaaaaataaagtgTTCCACTCAATTTACAATGCCAACAAAACTCtaaatccaacaccaataaattACACAGTTACAGACAAAGAGTTGTTAGCAGTAGTATGGGCGTTTGACAAATTTAGGGCCTACTTGGTAGGAACTAAAGTCATCGTCTACATAAAACCATGCAACCATCAA GTAGTCGATCACTTACCGCGCTTGGAAACTCGCGCGTATGTTGATGAAGATGGAGAGATTCAGAAAAGATTTCCTGATGAGCGATTGTTAGTCGTCACAGCTGGCGCAGCCCCATGGCATGCTGACTATGTGAACTTTATTGTAAGTGGGGTGACGTCTTCAGAGTTGTCACCAGATG ATCAGTTGGTGCACCACTGTTCCCCTGAGGAAATGGAAGACATTTTGCATGATTGTCATGCATCACCTTATGAAAGGCACCACGGTGGATACAAACGGTTGCAAAGGTGTT GTAAGAAAATGGTACAACCAAAACCAAATGCACCACTAATGGAAAAAGGAAAGGGCAAAGCTATTGCCCCTACTAAAGGCAATACATCCTCCACACCTCcaccaaaaaagagaaaaggaggaTATGCCACTTCTAGTTATGACTATAAGCAGTTGTAG